A genomic stretch from Pochonia chlamydosporia 170 chromosome 4, whole genome shotgun sequence includes:
- a CDS encoding alternative NADH-dehydrogenase (similar to Coccidioides immitis RS XP_001239430.1) — translation MASTSRALAPFGRTSQLALFSRVASRTYSTTARNHALRSAARPTAAVSKLGPSTRVAFRRAYANQAPKPKPSRLRRTFRWAWRLTYLSAAGLVGYTFYIVYQDRHPEPQFEPDPTKKTLVILGTGWGSVALLKKLDTENYNVVVVSPRNYFLFTPLLPSCTTGTIEHRSIMEPVRAILRHKKAAVKFYEAEASSIDPDRKVIKVVDNSEIKGATSETEIPYDMLVIGVGAENATFGIPGVREHSCFLKEIGDAQQIRKKIMDCVETAAFKGQTSEEIDRLMHMVVVGGGPTGVEFAGELQDFFEEDIKKLVPEISPRFKVTLIEALPNVLPSFSKQLIDYTENTLREEKIDIKTKTMVKNVTETTVEAEVSRPDGGKERVVIPYGLLVWATGNAVRPIIKDLMTKIPAQKDSRRGLAVNEYLVVQGTRDIWAIGDCAVAGYAPTAQVASQEGNFLGRLFNNMAKTENHESRIQELSSKMNLQSGNSAEAAQEIEGLEKQLRRIKDIKPFRYSHQGSLAYIGSEKAVADVSWWNGNLATGGSMTYLFWRSAYLSMCFSTRNRVLVILDWLKSKAFGRDVSRE, via the exons atggcttcaactTCCCGGGCACTGGCCCCCTTCGGCCGAACAAGCCAATTGGCATTATTCTCCCGTGTCGCGTCCAGAACATACTCTACGACAGCAAGAAATCATGCCCTGCGATCTGCTGCGAGGCCGACAGCCGCCGTCTCAAAGTTGGGACCTTCGACCAGAGTCGCATTCCGCAGGGCATACGCCAACCAAGCCCCAAAACCCAAGCCTAGCAGACTACGCAGAACTTTCAGGTGGGCATGGCGACTTACATATCTCTCTGCCGCCGGCCTCGTTGGCTACACTTTCTACATCGTCTATCAGGATCGTCATCCCGAGCCGCAGTTTGAACCCGATCCAACCAAGAAGACCTTGGTCATTCTAG GAACTGGTTGGGGCTCAGTCGCCCTTCTCAAAAAGCTGGATACTGAAAACTACAATGTCGTTGTTGTGTCGCCTCGGAACTACTTCCTATTCACGCCTCTCCTTCCCTCATGTACTACCGGTACCATTGAACACAGGTCCATTATGGAGCCCGTTCGAGCCATTTTGCGACATAAGAAAGCAGCCGTCAAGTTTTACGAGGCAGAAGCATCCTCCATCGATCCTGATCGAAAGGTGATCAAAGTCGTCGATAACTCAGAAATCAAGGGCGCAACCTCCGAGACCGAGATTCCCTACGATATGCTCGTTATTGGTGTCGGCGCTGAAAACGCAACCTTTGGTATTCCCGGTGTGCGAGAACATAGCTGTTTCCTCAAAGAAATTGGCGATGCTCAGCAGATCCGCAAGAAGATCATGGACTGTGTCGAAACTGCCGCCTTCAAGGGCCAGACCAGCGAAGAGATTGACAGGCTGATGCATATGGTTGTCGTCGGTGGTGGGCCCACCGGTGTCGAGTTTGCTGGTGAGCTTCAGGACTTCTTTGAAGAGGACATCAAAAAGCTTGTGCCGGAAATCAGTCCACGCTTCAAGGTCACCCTGATCGAAGCCCTTCCCAATGTTCTTCCCTCCTTCTCTAAGCAGCTGATTGACTACACCGAGAACACCCTCCGCGAAGAGAAGATTGAcatcaagacaaagacaatggTCAAGAACGTCACCGAGACGACGGTCGAGGCTGAAGTGAGCCGCCCCGATGGCGGCAAGGAACGTGTTGTCATCCCTTACGGTCTTCTGGTCTGGGCCACGGGCAACGCTGTTCGACCAATTATCAAGGACTTGATGACCAAGATTCCTGCCCAAAAGGATTCACGCCGTGGCTTGGCTGTCAACGAGTACCTCGTGGTCCAGGGCACCCGCGATATCTGGGCCATTGGTGACTGTGCTGTCGCTGGGTATGCTCCGACCGCCCAGGTTGCATCTCAGGAGGGCAACTTCCTCGGTCGCCTattcaacaacatggccaagactgAGAACCACGAGTCGCGCATCCAGGAGCTGAGTAGCAAGATGAATCTGCAGAGCGGCAACTCCGCCGAGGCCGCACAGGAGATTGAGGGCCTGGAGAAACAACTGCGCAGaatcaaagacatcaagcctTTTAGATACAGTCACCAGGGCAGCCTAGCCTACATTGGTAGCGAAAAGGCAGTTGCCGATGTCAGCTGGTGGAACGGAAACCTGGCCACTGGCGGCAGTATGACCTATCTCTTCTGGCGCAGTGCCTACCTCTCCATGTGCTTTAGCA CTCGCAATCGTGTCTTGGTCATTCTGGATTGGCTCAAATCCAAGGCATTCGGTCGCGATGTGTCACGGGAGTAG
- a CDS encoding RNA helicase (Dbp) (similar to Neosartorya fischeri NRRL 181 XP_001260551.1) → MSNYSGGRGGGHGGYGRDRSDRGDRNGYGGGYGGGRSNGFSNGHHGNSNGFGGGPGGGYGGYGGGGDRMSNLGAGLQKQNWDLSALPKFEKSFYKESPEVADRSSAEVDAFRRKHQMTIAGHDVPKPVETFDEAGFPRYVMDEVKAQGFPAPTAIQSQGWPMALSGRDVVGIAETGSGKTLTYCLPAIVHINAQPLLAPGDGPIVLVLAPTRELAVQIQQEITKFGRSSRIRNTCVYGGVPKGPQIRDLSRGVEVCIATPGRLIDMLEAGKTNLRRVTYLVLDEADRMLDMGFEPQIRKIIEQIRPDRQTLMYSATWPKEVRAMAADFQTDFIQVNIGSMDLSANHRITQIVEVVSDMEKRDRMIKHLEQVMENKENKILLFVGTKRVADDITRFLRQDGWPALSIHGDKQQNERDWVLDQFKTGKSPIMVATDVASRGIDVRNITHVLNYDYPNNSEDYIHRIGRTGRAGAKGTAITFFTTDNQKQARELVNVLQEAKQKIDPRLAEMARFGGGGGHRYGGWGRGRGGGGRANANNQPLGRGNRRW, encoded by the exons ATGTCCAACTACAGTGGCGGTCGCGGCGGCGGTCACGGAGGCTATGGCCGCGACAGAAGCGATAGAGGTGACCGAAACGGATACGGCGGTGGCTACGGCGGAGG GCGATCTAATGGCTTCAGTAATGGTCATCACGGCAATAGCAAtggcttcggcggcggcCCTGGAGGCGGCTACGGTGGTTACGGAGGAGGTGGCGATCGCATGAGCAACCTCGGAGCTGGTCTGCAGAAGCAAAATTGGG ATCTTTCTGCACTACCAAAGTTTGAAAAGTCTTTCTACAAGGAGAGCCCGGAGGTTGCCGACAGGTCATCAGCAGAAGTTGACGCATTTCGTCGTAAACATCAAATGACAATCGCAGGACATGACGTCCCTAAGCCTGTCGAGACCTTTGACGAAGCTGGATTCCCTCGCTACGTCATGGATGAGGTAAAGGCCCAAGGTTTCCCGGCTCCTACTGCTATCCAGTCCCAAGGCTGGCCAATGGCTCTTTCTGGACGCGATGTTGTTGGTATTGCCGAAACAGGCTCCGGAAAAACCTTGACATACTGCCTTCCTGCCATTGTTCATATCAACGCCCAGCCTCTCCTTGCTCCTGGCGATGGACCTATTGTGCTTGTTCTTGCCCCCACCCGTGAACTCGCCGTTCAAATTCAGCAGGAAATCACCAAGTTTGGCCGCTCCTCTCGCATTCGAAATACCTGTGTTTACGGTGGTGTCCCCAAGGGACCCCAGATCCGCGACCTCTCCCGAGGTGTGGAAGTCTGCATTGCCACACCTGGCCGCTTGATCGATATGCTGGAAGCCGGAAAGACGAATCTGCGCCGTGTTACCTATCTTGTTCTCGATGAGGCTGATCGCATGCTCGACATGGGTTTTGAGCCCCAAATTCGCAAGATCATCGAACAGATTCGACCCGACCGACAGACTCTTATGTACTCGGCTACGTGGCCCAAGGAGGTTCGCGCTATGGCTGCCGATTTCCAGACCGacttcatccaagtcaacatCGGGTCCATGGACTTGTCCGCCAACCACAGAATCACTCAGATTGTCGAAGTTGTATCCGACATGGAAAAGCGTGATCGCATGATCAAGCACCTGGAGCAAGTCATggagaacaaagaaaacaagatTCTTCTTTTCGTTGGAACCAAGAGGGTTGCAGATGACATTACGCGATTCCTCCGCCAAGACGGCTGGCCAGCATTGT CTATTCATGGCGACAAGCAACAAAACGAACGTGACTGGGTTCTCGACCAGTTCAAGACCGGAAAAAGCCCCATCATGGTGGCCACAGACGTTGCATCTCGTGGTATTG ATGTTCGCAACATCACCCATGTGTTGAACTACGACTATCCCAACAATTCGGAGGATTATATTCACCGAATTGGTCGTACTGGCAGAGCTGGTGCGAAGGGAACGGCCATCACTTTCTTCACCACTGACA ATCAAAAGCAGGCCCGCGAGCTCGTCAATGTCTTGCAGGAAGCCAAGCAAAAGATTGATCCTCGCCTTGCTGAAATGGCTCGGTTCGGTGGCGGAGGTGGTCATCGATATGGAGGCTGGGGGCGTGGAAGAGGTGGCGGTGGTAGAG ccaatgccaacaaccaacctcTAGGCAGGGGCAACCGAAGGTGGTAA
- a CDS encoding transcriptional regulator (similar to Metarhizium acridum CQMa 102 XP_007807993.1), whose product MDRPAHEYSQTGLPSPYPSSFGDNHSEGSTADHASAAQYPIKQEVSYPTSATPTSEYGVYPPSARSGSYQEHLQRSYHPAGNTTSGGMAQQQNSPSFTQQDGRSHQAHTVHSDTGVPIDPNIAAPSPTYPYGAQHSPYGANPDITHSYSHASGGMYAQPRPDWTGYGQHGAPLTPGHPVYAQSQASQQAQQRPNQVYSFVPIPGAQQHKRPRRRYEEIERMYKCGWNGCEKAYGTLNHLNAHVTMQSHGQKRTPEEFKEIRKEWKQRKKEEEAQRKADEERQRAAVAAAQAQNGGPDQGPDVPPTSTYPGSRPVQLPPIGYQPNQYPAPPSGGVPQQPLPDYGASHMYPSYQPHSPYGQPGQNMYSQSNGGQPPSH is encoded by the exons ATGGACCGACCTGCCCACGAGTACTCGCAGACAGGTTTGCCCTCGCCCTACCCCAGCAGCTTCGGCGACAACCATTCTGAAGGTTCGACCGCAGACCACGCGTCCGCTGCGCAGTATCCCATCAAGCAAGAAGTTAGCTACCCGACCTCGGCGACTCCTACCTCAGAGTACGGCGTGTATCCCCCATCCGCGCGGTCAGGATCCTACCAGGAGCATCTCCAGCGTTCATACCATCCAGCaggcaacaccaccagcggAGGTATGGCGCAACAACAGAACAGTCCGTCTTTCACCCAGCAGGATGGGCGAAGCCATCAAGCCCACACCGTTCATTCTGACACCGGAGTACCTATAGACCCGAATATTGCGGCTCCTAGCCCAACTTATCCATACGGCGCCCAGCACTCTCCTTACGGAGCGAATCCAGACATAACACACAGTTACTCGCATGCAAGCGGCGGCATGTACGCGCAGCCACGTCCCGACTGGACAGGTTACGGTCAGCATGGTGCACCTTTGACACCTGGACACCCTGTATATGCTCAGTCTCAGGCCTCTcaacaagcacagcaaagaCCAAACCAG GTTTACTCCTTTGTCCCCATTCCCGGAGCGCAGCAGCACAAGCGCCCCAGGCGACGCTATGAAGAAATTGAACGCATGTACAAGTGTGGGTGGAATGGCTGCGAAAAAGCCTATGGTACATTGAATCACTTGAACGCCCACGTCACGATGCAATCTCACGGACAGAAACGAACCCCTGAAG AATTTAAGGAGATCCGCAAGGAATGgaagcaaagaaagaaggaagaagaggcccaGCGCAAGGCTGACGAAGAACGACAACGCGccgctgttgctgctgcacagGCCCAGAATGGTGGACCGGATCAAGGACCTGATGTTCCTCCGACCTCGACTTATCCAGGCTCTCGCCCTGTGCAACTTCCACCCATTGGTTACCAGCCTAATCAGTACCCTGCTCCTCCTTCAGGAGGTGTTCCGCAGCAGCCGCTACCAGATTATGGTGCTAGTCACATGTATCCCAGTTACCAGCCTCACTCTCCGTACGGGCAGCCAGGACAGAACATGTACAGCCAAT CCAATGGTGGCCAGCCTCCCAGTCACTAG